In Gracilimonas sp., a single window of DNA contains:
- a CDS encoding invasin domain 3-containing protein encodes MAKALKILFAAFVAITALANQAEAQDVIRASGGTNISVDSVVTGGYVSLTGPTIRETATGQLAENGTIILTLPAGYEWNTALTANEITLTITATGAANTQLDASFTGFNNTQEAVFTIDRKSTTSGNGQGPGRIEISGLQLRPANTNIPDINTISNTGTTGPDANYGDLSKEAGSIAEVSVETQADGNGVIVPAQDILAGNSLTVYAIARDIGGNFIENIALASETDWKLIDVTGTITQGAVIPADDLKSAVFSSQQTGTAKIEAFYADVTVTPSQDITVLPRSPAEMVFSTQPPSTATAGEPFSNSTIVHLLDQFGNLVTTDDTTKATISISSGNGTLSGTLSKQAVNGVITFDDLSTDIANSINLSVASLGFSAITTNTITVDHNTATDLTYLVQPTNTAQNSTIDPPVEIQLLDNYGNYVDSVVTVTISNESYFKNTSTLTSDTDANGVAVFGNLIIDGPGQAPVGVVNFTAGFTGINSPVVSDDFEIISGDDLAKFVIETTGETNIGEQVAGQAFDIRIRALDGNNNVFTNFDGGVDTVMVTSDSDILLNGSIVTKFTTDAFVQGVLDTAITLTTAGLTRIYAENDSLNRSGQSNEFNVTPTVYDLTTSEITADPTSIVADGNSTSAITVQLKDEFGNNLTSGSETIELTTDAGTFPGEVTTVSSTDQPDGTFTTSLTSSENASEVATIRGTINSGAITDSATVEFLPGDVDRFIISLPETSAVPDTQTAGVPFNIDIEAVDISGNRVEGFNGNVTISTNSVIASGAAATLSGGILNSHSITLTKSNNLATVTVTADDLFDVDGTSKTFVIVANTPSAVKSQVVASPRVLQNDPAFQSVITVILRDEYSNRVLTQETVGLALEQLEENSAPSSGAPDASLSGISWNSTQFNYTDTLTASTTIELIEITGSFGNSPATIIFQRDTVDILVPNTWTAGAGGPTNNKTDWTNPDNWTSGVPTSDDYVIIPDVGEVPVLDLNITIGSFEIQENVSLTLFGGNAISVSGDTQIDGSLDIEDNTDIAIGGSFSGIGSFTAGANTTIEVGGNISIGSFLARTEGTFVTMNGVSPQTISTQNFLAQNLNIENDVTATTATDLIDVSTVNIAADQTFELANGAGITIDVETEITGDGNFILNDNTFVLRGNSGLGNVDASEGTVIFGIRLDEDFVDYPDLQQQQIAGLSEMKNAIINNTAGVRTFEDVIVSGALTLENGPLIISSGKSLIAPNITYNNGTIRMRRNISATQGWRMISPPLDTTYADFLDKTVTQGYPNSSLGDAASDSLQPNVLYYLESYGTNENNLPATDNDRWRAPADANNMMTPGQGLFVYFFGDISTDNRYNTPLPLTLDIEGREHNGNGTTFTFPVTYTADADTGWNLVGNPFAASIDWDAPGWTKTNIDNVIYVWDPSSNDYLYWNGIGGGDLEGIKLSNGIIRPFQAFWVKANAANPELSIGVENKTTGGTFAGKERRNPAAIGMKLSADGQEKAMHITLSPDGSNGKDIRDAYRLLPFDTNTYLEFYSTRNDGTELAINNLARSFGTEISIPIHVGGFTDGIPLNGSYTISWPEFGDVPAAWTLILEDTKTSKKTNLRKENSYTFSLEQNSQKVAVNNTIENFTLRNSDTDLKSKTSGQQEKARFFLRIQPGEDAEGLPGRFELYNNYPNPFNPTTTIRFAVPLEGRVQLSIYDILGRKVADLIDENYRAGFHEVQWNANSLASGMYIYRLTTQDGVFTKKMSLIK; translated from the coding sequence ATGGCTAAAGCTCTAAAAATATTATTTGCAGCATTTGTAGCGATCACAGCCTTGGCCAACCAGGCTGAAGCTCAGGACGTTATACGTGCATCCGGCGGAACCAATATTTCTGTCGATTCAGTTGTAACTGGCGGTTATGTAAGCTTAACTGGCCCTACCATTCGCGAAACGGCCACCGGACAACTGGCTGAGAATGGAACAATCATCCTGACTTTACCGGCAGGCTATGAGTGGAATACGGCTTTAACCGCTAATGAAATAACGCTCACCATTACAGCCACAGGTGCTGCCAATACTCAACTTGATGCCAGTTTTACCGGCTTCAATAATACACAAGAAGCTGTGTTCACCATTGACAGGAAAAGCACTACCAGTGGAAATGGCCAAGGACCGGGGCGTATAGAGATTTCCGGATTACAACTCAGACCCGCCAATACCAATATACCTGACATAAATACTATCAGTAATACCGGAACTACCGGCCCGGATGCTAATTATGGGGATTTAAGTAAAGAAGCCGGCTCCATTGCAGAAGTCAGTGTGGAAACACAAGCTGATGGTAATGGCGTTATTGTACCTGCACAGGATATTTTAGCCGGAAATTCGCTTACCGTTTATGCCATTGCCAGAGACATTGGGGGTAATTTCATTGAGAATATTGCCCTTGCAAGTGAAACTGACTGGAAATTAATTGATGTTACCGGTACGATTACCCAGGGAGCTGTTATTCCAGCTGACGATCTTAAAAGTGCTGTTTTTTCATCACAACAAACCGGAACCGCTAAAATCGAAGCATTTTACGCCGATGTGACCGTAACTCCGTCGCAAGATATAACAGTACTTCCGAGATCACCGGCTGAAATGGTATTCAGCACACAACCACCATCCACAGCAACTGCAGGAGAACCATTTTCAAATTCCACTATTGTTCATCTGCTCGATCAATTTGGGAACCTGGTTACCACTGATGATACAACTAAAGCTACGATCAGTATCAGCAGCGGAAATGGCACACTTTCGGGAACTCTATCGAAACAAGCTGTGAATGGTGTGATCACCTTCGACGACCTCTCTACTGATATTGCAAATAGTATAAATTTGAGCGTTGCGAGCCTCGGATTTAGTGCTATTACAACCAATACCATTACAGTTGATCATAACACAGCTACTGATTTAACCTATCTGGTACAACCAACCAATACCGCTCAAAACTCGACGATTGATCCTCCCGTAGAAATCCAGTTGCTGGATAATTACGGAAATTACGTAGATAGTGTCGTAACTGTAACCATTAGTAATGAATCCTATTTTAAGAATACCTCAACACTGACTAGTGATACGGATGCAAACGGTGTAGCTGTTTTTGGAAATTTGATAATAGACGGTCCGGGACAAGCTCCAGTTGGTGTCGTTAATTTTACAGCAGGGTTCACCGGAATTAATTCACCGGTTGTAAGTGATGATTTTGAAATTATCAGTGGCGATGACCTGGCAAAATTTGTAATTGAAACCACCGGTGAAACCAACATTGGTGAACAAGTGGCCGGACAAGCTTTTGATATTCGCATCAGGGCACTTGACGGAAATAATAATGTATTTACTAATTTTGATGGCGGTGTCGATACCGTAATGGTCACCTCTGATTCTGATATTCTGCTTAATGGATCTATCGTGACTAAATTCACGACAGATGCTTTTGTCCAGGGAGTGCTTGATACAGCTATCACACTTACTACTGCCGGTCTGACTCGGATTTATGCTGAAAATGATTCATTGAATCGTTCAGGACAAAGTAATGAGTTCAACGTAACCCCTACTGTTTACGATCTAACAACTTCAGAAATCACTGCTGACCCTACTTCCATTGTTGCAGACGGTAACAGTACTTCTGCCATTACTGTACAGCTTAAAGATGAATTTGGGAATAACCTAACAAGTGGTTCAGAGACTATAGAGCTTACCACAGATGCAGGTACATTCCCGGGCGAAGTAACTACAGTTTCATCTACAGATCAGCCTGACGGCACTTTTACCACCAGCCTGACCTCGTCTGAAAATGCCAGCGAAGTTGCTACAATCAGAGGTACGATTAATTCAGGAGCCATAACTGATTCTGCAACCGTAGAATTTCTCCCGGGTGATGTAGATCGTTTTATTATTTCACTTCCCGAAACCTCTGCCGTTCCCGATACCCAAACCGCAGGAGTCCCTTTCAATATTGATATTGAAGCAGTTGATATTTCCGGTAATCGGGTTGAAGGCTTTAATGGGAATGTAACCATCAGCACCAATTCGGTTATTGCTTCAGGAGCTGCTGCCACACTTTCCGGTGGGATTTTAAATTCACATTCTATCACTTTAACTAAAAGCAATAACCTGGCTACAGTAACTGTCACTGCTGATGATCTTTTTGATGTGGATGGCACCAGTAAAACATTTGTGATAGTAGCCAATACTCCTTCGGCTGTAAAGTCGCAGGTTGTAGCAAGCCCCAGAGTACTGCAAAATGATCCGGCTTTTCAATCTGTCATAACTGTCATCCTTCGTGATGAATATTCCAACCGGGTGCTTACGCAAGAAACCGTAGGTCTTGCTTTAGAACAGCTTGAAGAAAATAGTGCCCCTTCATCAGGTGCCCCTGACGCATCTCTTTCAGGTATTTCCTGGAACAGTACCCAATTTAATTATACCGACACGCTTACCGCATCTACTACTATAGAGCTAATTGAAATAACCGGCTCTTTTGGAAATTCTCCGGCTACTATTATTTTTCAAAGGGATACTGTAGATATTTTGGTCCCAAACACCTGGACAGCAGGAGCAGGCGGCCCGACTAATAACAAAACTGACTGGACTAATCCGGATAACTGGACATCAGGTGTGCCAACTTCTGATGATTACGTAATTATACCGGATGTTGGTGAAGTTCCGGTATTGGATTTAAACATTACCATCGGAAGTTTTGAGATTCAAGAAAATGTTTCTTTAACACTTTTTGGCGGGAATGCCATTTCAGTATCCGGTGACACCCAGATTGATGGATCTCTCGATATTGAGGATAACACGGATATTGCCATAGGTGGAAGTTTTTCAGGTATAGGTTCCTTTACAGCAGGCGCCAACACTACTATTGAAGTTGGAGGCAATATCTCCATTGGCAGTTTCCTGGCGCGTACGGAGGGAACTTTTGTAACTATGAATGGGGTAAGTCCACAAACGATATCCACTCAAAATTTTCTTGCTCAGAATTTAAATATAGAAAATGATGTAACCGCTACTACAGCTACAGACCTTATCGATGTAAGTACCGTCAATATTGCTGCAGACCAAACTTTTGAGTTAGCTAATGGTGCAGGAATCACCATAGATGTTGAAACTGAGATTACAGGTGATGGAAATTTCATTTTGAATGATAACACCTTTGTTTTAAGGGGTAATTCCGGGCTTGGAAATGTTGATGCCAGTGAAGGAACGGTAATATTCGGTATTCGTTTGGACGAAGATTTTGTTGATTATCCCGATTTACAGCAACAGCAAATTGCCGGGCTCAGCGAGATGAAAAATGCGATTATAAATAATACCGCGGGAGTGCGTACTTTTGAAGATGTAATAGTATCCGGAGCTCTGACTCTTGAAAATGGCCCTCTTATTATCAGCTCAGGCAAAAGCCTTATAGCACCAAACATCACTTATAATAACGGTACCATTCGGATGCGCCGAAACATTAGTGCAACACAAGGCTGGCGCATGATCTCCCCTCCTCTTGATACCACCTATGCTGATTTTCTCGATAAAACAGTCACTCAAGGCTATCCGAATTCCAGCCTTGGTGATGCTGCATCAGACTCTCTTCAGCCTAATGTTCTTTATTACCTGGAAAGCTACGGAACCAACGAAAATAATTTACCTGCAACCGACAATGACAGATGGCGGGCCCCGGCTGATGCCAACAACATGATGACACCCGGTCAAGGCCTATTTGTTTACTTTTTTGGAGATATATCAACAGACAACCGATATAACACCCCCCTGCCTCTGACATTAGACATTGAAGGACGTGAACATAACGGAAACGGCACTACCTTCACTTTCCCGGTAACCTATACCGCCGATGCGGATACCGGGTGGAATCTGGTGGGTAATCCTTTTGCCGCAAGCATTGACTGGGATGCTCCCGGATGGACAAAAACCAATATAGATAACGTAATATATGTCTGGGATCCAAGCTCAAACGACTATCTATACTGGAATGGAATTGGGGGCGGTGATTTAGAGGGTATAAAACTAAGCAATGGCATTATTCGTCCTTTTCAAGCTTTTTGGGTGAAAGCCAATGCTGCAAACCCGGAATTAAGTATCGGAGTAGAAAATAAAACAACCGGCGGCACCTTTGCCGGCAAAGAACGCCGAAACCCGGCTGCCATAGGTATGAAATTAAGTGCCGACGGGCAGGAAAAAGCCATGCATATCACCCTTTCACCGGATGGCAGTAATGGTAAAGACATCCGGGATGCATATCGTCTGTTACCTTTTGATACCAATACTTACCTGGAGTTTTACAGCACCCGTAATGACGGGACTGAACTGGCAATCAATAACCTGGCCAGAAGCTTTGGAACTGAAATTTCAATTCCTATTCATGTAGGGGGCTTCACTGATGGAATCCCTTTAAATGGAAGTTATACGATCAGTTGGCCTGAATTTGGTGATGTACCCGCTGCCTGGACTTTAATTTTAGAAGACACAAAGACCAGTAAAAAGACCAATCTCAGAAAAGAAAATTCTTATACTTTTTCTTTGGAACAAAACTCACAAAAAGTAGCAGTTAATAACACCATCGAAAATTTTACGCTTCGGAATTCTGATACTGACCTCAAATCCAAAACATCCGGTCAGCAAGAAAAGGCAAGATTTTTCCTCCGGATTCAACCCGGTGAAGATGCAGAAGGCTTACCGGGGCGTTTTGAACTGTACAATAACTATCCGAACCCTTTTAACCCAACCACTACCATACGTTTCGCCGTACCTTTAGAGGGGCGCGTACAGCTCAGTATTTACGACATTCTGGGCCGAAAAGTAGCTGATTTGATCGATGAAAATTACCGGGCCGGCTTTCATGAAGTGCAATGGAATGCAAATAGCCTTGCAAGCGGTATGTATATTTATAGGCTAACCACTCAAGATGGGGTTTTTACTAAAAAAATGAGTTTAATTAAATAG
- a CDS encoding sugar phosphate nucleotidyltransferase has translation MKGIILAGGTGSRLYPLTKVTNKHLLPIGEKPMIYHPIEKLTEAGIEEILIVTGTEHMGDVVNLLGSGKDFGCRFTYKVQDEAGGIAQALGLAENFAGDEPVIVILGDNIFEASLKKAVSNYEGSGAQILIKEVPDPQRYGVAELDGGQVISIEEKPDNPKTNYAVTGIYFYDSKVFECIKTLTPSGRGELEITDVNNFYIRKGEMKSTVLEGWWTDAGTPESYKIANELARG, from the coding sequence ATGAAAGGTATTATTCTCGCAGGCGGTACCGGTTCCAGGCTTTATCCTTTAACCAAGGTTACAAATAAACATCTGCTCCCGATAGGGGAGAAACCGATGATTTATCATCCCATTGAAAAGTTGACAGAAGCCGGGATTGAAGAAATTCTAATTGTGACCGGAACGGAGCATATGGGTGATGTAGTAAATTTACTGGGCTCAGGAAAAGATTTTGGCTGTCGGTTTACTTACAAGGTTCAGGATGAAGCAGGGGGTATTGCCCAGGCTTTAGGGCTTGCCGAAAATTTTGCCGGAGATGAACCTGTAATAGTAATTTTGGGAGATAATATTTTTGAGGCTTCACTGAAAAAGGCCGTCAGTAATTATGAAGGAAGCGGGGCTCAAATCTTGATAAAAGAAGTTCCAGATCCTCAGCGATACGGTGTAGCCGAATTAGATGGTGGACAAGTTATTTCTATCGAAGAAAAACCGGATAACCCCAAAACTAATTATGCAGTCACAGGAATTTATTTTTACGATTCCAAAGTGTTTGAATGCATAAAAACGCTGACACCCTCCGGCCGGGGAGAGCTGGAAATTACGGATGTCAATAATTTTTATATCCGGAAAGGGGAAATGAAAAGCACGGTATTGGAAGGGTGGTGGACAGACGCCGGAACCCCGGAATCCTATAAAATTGCTAACGAGTTGGC